The genomic interval AAAAGCCAGCAGATAATGGCTGCAATCGTGCCAATTGCAGCATAAAAATCAAAGTTAATTTATTTTGCTTTTTGTTAACACTAGGATAAATTCCGAATCAATTGACTGGGCGATAATATCATTAACTGTCGGCAGGCTCGGGTGCCAACCAGTGCGACAAACACCGCGCCGCCAAGCGTTGCCAGCAACCATAGGTAAGGGTGCGGCTGCCAAGTCATTTCAATGACATAGGTTTGAATTAACCATAACGCTAACTCTGTGGTTAAGCTGGCAATAAAGCCGGCTAATGCGCCCATCATCAAAAACTCTAATCTAATCGCCTGTTGCAGCAGTTTTTTACTTGCGCCTAAGGTTCGCATAATCACTAAATCTTGATGGCGCTGTTGATAACTTGCCTGAATTTGGACCAATAAAACCAATAAACAAGCGCAAACCACTAACACCATGATATACATTAGCGCGAGGGCGACATGTTCAATAATTGTCTGCAGCTTATTAATAATTCGATTAACCTTGATCACTGAGAGGGTTGGATAACTTCGCAGTAACGTATCGAGCATTGGGTGTTGGTCGCGCGGTAAATAAAATGATGATATATAGGTTGAAGGGACGTGACCAAGTGCTGCGCGATTAAATATCAATAAAAAATTCGGGCTCATGCTGCGCCAGTTCACTTTTCGAATGCTGCTCACGTGTGCGGTTAACTCGTCTTGTCCGATTAAAATGGTCAGCCGATCGCCAAGCGAAATCGATAAGCGTTTGGCGACGCCTTGCTCAATCGACACTAAATTCTCGGTTTCATCACCTTGCCACCATTGTCCGGCAACTAATGGATTATTGGTCGGCCTGTTGGTACGCCAAGTTAAATTCAATTCGCGACCAAAGCCTTTTCGGCCAGTGTTGTTAGCCTGAGAGTGAGGTTTGTTTTCACTGTCATAGCCACTAATTTTGTCTTGGTTGATTGCAGAAACCCGACCGCGGGTCACCGGGTATAGATCGCTATTTTTAATCTGATGCTGCTTCATCAGAGCTTTAATTGGGCCTATTTGATCTGGGGTGATATTCGCTAAAAAATGGTTCGCACCATCACTTGGGATCTGCTTGCGCCATTCATCAACCAACTCATTGTTAAGCAAAGTAATAATTAACATCAGCATAATTGCAATTGCGATACTGGCAATCTGGCTGCTGGCTTGTAATGTTCGCTGGTGCAGCGAGCTAATGGCTAGCTGCCATGGGCTGGCGGCGTTAAATTTGCGTCGATGTAATAGGCCAATAAAAACGGCGGCCAAGACACTTAACAGCAGGCCGATGATGACAGCGACTAGCCAAATAATAAAACTGAGGGTGAAATTTTTGCTGTAGAGCCACAGCAAGCAAAATATCGCGACGGAAAAGATGACGCCGTTGAGCCAGCGGTTATTGTGACCACCGGTGAGGTCGCGTTTTATCACCCGCATAACTGGTACCTGAAACAGTTTGAGCATTGGTGTGACACTGAACATAATGGTGCAAATAAGCCCGGTTAATACACTAATCACGATGGAATTTACACTAATACCAGGTAAGTCTTGCGGTAAACTCTGGGGTAAATAATAGCCGACTAACGCAAAGGCTGATTGCTGCAAGACATAACCTGCGATCAAGCCAATGACGATACTGCCACCAAGGATCGTTGCGAGTTGAAAGGTAAACATTTTAACGATAACTCGGTCTGGTGTGCCTAAGGTTTTTAATAACGCGACGGTGTCTAGTTGACGCTGACTATAGCTTGATGCCGTGACAAAAATAGCGGTCGCGGCGAGAATAATCCCTAATAAACTCGCTAACATTAAAAAACGACTAGCACGCTCTAGCGCATGACCCAGTGGTGATCGCTCATTTTTGATGTCTTGCCAGCTTTGGTTGCTTTGCAATGACGGTTTTATCGCCTGATAATACGACTTTAACTGGGCATCGGTGCCGCTAAATAAATAGCGATATTGTAACCTTGCGCCGGGTTGAACAATTTGGGTGGCCGCAATGTCGGCTAAATTAACAATAATGCGTGGCGCCATCGCGAAAATGTTTAAGGTTGCGTCGGGTTCAAAGGTAATAATGCCCGAGATAATAAAATCTGACTCACCAATGGCGACTAGACTGCCAATGCTAACGTCTAATTTTATCAGGATCTCAGGTGCAACCCATACTTCCCCGCGCGGTGGCGGGCCTGAAATTATGGCGCCCTGTTGCTCTAGTCTGGCGTCGGTTAACGGCTGCTGGCTAACTCGCAGTTGGCCCCGTAATGGATAAGGACCCGCAATCGCTTTGCTATTGCTTAACGTCATCTCCTGATCGCTAAAGACCACCGAGTTAAACGTTAAGTATTGGGCGTGACGCAATGCATAGTTGTCTGCTTGCTTTAATAATGATTCGGGCAGGGGATGGGCCGAGGACAATATCCGATCGGCGGCTAAAAAATCACTGCTTTTTTGGGTCAATGCTAAATTTAAGCGTTCGCCAAAACCGCTTAACGAAAATACCGAACTAACCGCCAGCACAATTGCGACTATCAAAATTGTTAATTCACCGCGTTTTAGCTGCTTTATAAGCATTTGTTTGGCAGGTTTAAACCACATCGGAAAGCTCTTTTTCGGTGTTAATGATGGTGCCACAATCCATGTTTAACACACGCTGGCAATGACTGGCGAGTTTCTGATCGTGGGTGACTAATACCAAGGTGGTTAAATGCTGACGGTTTAACTTGAACATCAGTTCGCTTATCCGATGACCATTTTCACTGTCTAGATTACCGGTCGGCTCGTCGGCGAATAATATTTTAGGCGCGGTAATAAACGCTCGTGCTACTGCTACACGTTGTTGTTCGCCACCCGACAATTGATTTGGGTAGTGATTAGCGCGCTCGCTCAGGCCTACGTCAACAAGCAACTGCCGCGCTTTTTGCTCGGCATCGGCAATATTAGCCAGTTGCGCTGGCAGCATAATGTTCTCTAGTGCGGTTAAGGCTGGTAACAGTAAAAAAGACTGGAAAATAAAGCCGACTTTTTTTCTGCGTTCATTGGTTCGTTGCTCTTCATCTAACTGGTGCAATGGCGCGCCATCGAGGAATACTTGACCCTGGCTTGGTGAGTCTAAACCTGCGAGCAAACTTAATAAGGTCGACTTGCCGCAACCTGAGGTGCCAACGATGGCGATTGATTCCCCCCGTTTTACCGTAAATGAGATAGACTTGAGTATTTCTAATGGGGCATTATTGACCCTAACTTGCTTACTAAGGTTGTTCACTATAATGATATTTTGTTGCTCGGCAATGGCGCGAGTGGGTGCTTGCATGCTGCTTGTAGTTCGTTCCATCATCTGTCATACCCTAACTAAACTGTTGTTGTGTTTTTGGTTGGCATTACCGGCGCATGCCAACAATATTTTACTCTTAGGTGATAGTCTCAGTGCTAGCTATGGAATGCAAGCGAGCGAAGGCTGGGTGATGCTGGCGCAACAGCAATTAGATAATGACAATCAAGATATTAATTTAATCAATTTCAGTGTGAGTGGTGAAACAACGGCCGGTGGTCGGGTGCGTTTATCGCAGCTCTTGGCGACGCATAAAATCGACATTTTGTGGATTGAATTAGGCGGTAACGATGGACTACGGGGTTACCCGATCCGCACTATCCGTGACAACTTGCGACAAATGATTAAATTAGCTCAAGCTCAGAAAATTAAGGTTATTTTAACTCAAATCGATATTCCACCGAATTTAGGGCGGCGTTATTTGTCGTTATTTCGAGACATTTTCCCTACGGTAGCCAAGCAAACGCAAAGTGACTTGATGCCATTTTTTATTAAGGATGTGGTGTTAGATAAAACGTTAATGCAAGCGGATGGTATTCACCCTAATCGAGCTGCACAGCCGATTATTGCTAAGGTAGTGGTGAAGTTTTTGACTCAGTATTTATCGAATTGATGACATAACCTCAGATCTATTACGGCGGATATAAGTTCGCGCTTATATCCGCCGCCAATAACAGGCTATCGATGGTTGTTACTTATACAGTGGGAACTTTTGACAAAGCTGCATAACTTGCTCAAGTACTTGCTGCTCAACAGCGCTATTATCATCAGGATTATTCACCAGACCATCGAGCACATCACCAATCCATTGACCAATTTTTTCAAATTCTGAGTGGCCAAAACCACGGCTGGTTCCGGCTGGTGTACCCAAGCGGATACCCGAGGTTACCATTGGCTTTTCACTGTCGAACGGAATACCATTTTTGTTACAAGTAATGCCTGCGCGTTCTAGGCTCTCTTCGGCGCGGTTGCCTTTAAGTCCTTTAGGGCGTAGGTCAACCAGCATTAAATGGGTGTCGGTGCCGCCGGTTACGATATCACAACCACGTTGCTGCAACGTTTCAGCTAATACTCGAGCATTACTTAGTACTTGCTTGATGTAACCGTGGAACTCTGGCTCCATCGCTTCGCCCAAGGCTACTGCTTTGGCCGCAATAACGTGCATTAATGGACCGCCTTGCAATCCTGGGAATACAGCTGAATTAATCTTTTTCGCAATATCAGGGTTATTGGTCAGGATCATACCGCCACGAGGGCCGCGCAATGTTTTATGGGTCGTCGTAGTAACAATATCAGCATAAGGTAACGGGTTTTGGTGATGGCCTGTCGCCACTAAACCGGCAATGTGCGCCATGTCGACCATCAATAAAGCGCCGACTTCATCAGCAATCGCTCTAAATTTAGCAAAGTCTATTTGGCGCGGAATAGCAGAACCACCGGCGATAATTATTTTAGGTTGATGCTCTTTCGCCAAGGTTAATACTTGATCATAATCTACGCGCAGGTCGTCTTTTTTAACCCCGTATTGAATTGCGTTAAACCACTTTCCTGATTGTGCTGGGCGTGCACCGTGCGTTAGGTGGCCGCCAGCATCAAGTGACATACCAAGAATAGTGTCTCCTGGTTGCAGTAACGCCAGCATAACCGCGCCATTGGCCTGGGCACCTGAGTGTGGCTGAACATTAACAAATTGAGCATCAAACAGTTGCTTAGCACGTTCAATTGCGAGCTCTTCAACCAGATCAACGTATTCACAACCACCGTAA from Gammaproteobacteria bacterium carries:
- a CDS encoding ABC transporter ATP-binding protein; translation: MMERTTSSMQAPTRAIAEQQNIIIVNNLSKQVRVNNAPLEILKSISFTVKRGESIAIVGTSGCGKSTLLSLLAGLDSPSQGQVFLDGAPLHQLDEEQRTNERRKKVGFIFQSFLLLPALTALENIMLPAQLANIADAEQKARQLLVDVGLSERANHYPNQLSGGEQQRVAVARAFITAPKILFADEPTGNLDSENGHRISELMFKLNRQHLTTLVLVTHDQKLASHCQRVLNMDCGTIINTEKELSDVV
- a CDS encoding arylesterase — encoded protein: MLLVVRSIICHTLTKLLLCFWLALPAHANNILLLGDSLSASYGMQASEGWVMLAQQQLDNDNQDINLINFSVSGETTAGGRVRLSQLLATHKIDILWIELGGNDGLRGYPIRTIRDNLRQMIKLAQAQKIKVILTQIDIPPNLGRRYLSLFRDIFPTVAKQTQSDLMPFFIKDVVLDKTLMQADGIHPNRAAQPIIAKVVVKFLTQYLSN
- a CDS encoding serine hydroxymethyltransferase, with the translated sequence MKSTYTSYELEHFFSSSLAVTDGAVQAAIELENTRQERQIELIASENIVSKAVMETQGTVLTNKYAEGYPGRRYYGGCEYVDLVEELAIERAKQLFDAQFVNVQPHSGAQANGAVMLALLQPGDTILGMSLDAGGHLTHGARPAQSGKWFNAIQYGVKKDDLRVDYDQVLTLAKEHQPKIIIAGGSAIPRQIDFAKFRAIADEVGALLMVDMAHIAGLVATGHHQNPLPYADIVTTTTHKTLRGPRGGMILTNNPDIAKKINSAVFPGLQGGPLMHVIAAKAVALGEAMEPEFHGYIKQVLSNARVLAETLQQRGCDIVTGGTDTHLMLVDLRPKGLKGNRAEESLERAGITCNKNGIPFDSEKPMVTSGIRLGTPAGTSRGFGHSEFEKIGQWIGDVLDGLVNNPDDNSAVEQQVLEQVMQLCQKFPLYK